The following coding sequences are from one Lolium rigidum isolate FL_2022 chromosome 6, APGP_CSIRO_Lrig_0.1, whole genome shotgun sequence window:
- the LOC124659934 gene encoding long chain base biosynthesis protein 2d: protein MVRLPYLTALTTLFSYGLLFAFGHFRDFFRRILDAGKSSNLKGYAPICLGYEDFYTRRLYLRIQDCFNRPIASAPDAWFDVVERTSNDGNKTLKCTTNTSKCLNLGSYNYLGFAAADEYCTPRVIESLKKYSVSTCSSRVDGGNTKLHTELEELVARFVGKPAAILFGMGYVTNSAIIPILIGKGGLIVSDSLNHISIVNGARGSGATVQVFQHNNPAHLEDVLREQIAGGQPRTHRPWKKIIVIIEGIYSMEGELCNLPEIMAVCKKYKAYTYLDEAHSIGAVGKTGRGVCELLGVDPADVDIMMGTFTKSFGSCGGYIAASKEIIDHLKHACPAHIYATSMSPPAVQQVISAIKVVLGEDGSNRGAKKLAQIRENSNFFRSELQKMGFEVLGDNDSPVMPIMLYNPAKIPAFSRECLKQNVAVVTVAFPATPLLLARARICISASQTREDLIKGLQVISKVGDLVGIKYFPVEQEKPASVDKLKKLQ, encoded by the exons ATGGTGAGGCTCCCGTACCTGACCGCGCTCACCACGCTCTTCAGCTACGGCCTCCTCTTCGCCTTCGGCCACTTCCGCGACTTCTTCCGCAGGATCCTCGACGCCGGAAAATCCAGTAACCTCAAG GGTTACGCGCCCATTTGCTTGGGGTACGAGGATTTCTACACGCGCCGCCTCTACCTCCGCATCCAG GACTGTTTTAACCGGCCTATTGCTAGTGCGCCGGATGCTTGGTTCGATGTAGTTGAGCGAACCTCAAATGATGGTAACAAGACACTCAA ATGTACCACTAATACATCCAAGTGTCTTAATTTGGGTTCCTACAACTACCTTGGTTTTGCTGCAGCAGATGAGTACTGCACTCCTCGCGTTATTGAGTCACTCAAGAAATACTCTGTGAGTACTTGCAGTTCCCGAGTTGATGGAG GAAATACTAAGCTCCACACAGAGCTTGAGGAGCTGGTTGCACGATTTGTTGGCAAACCTGCAGCTATTCTTTTTGGCATGGGTTATGTGACAAACTCGGCGATCATTCCTATCTTGATTGGGAAG GGAGGATTGATAGTTAGTGATTCATTGAACCATATTTCTATAGTGAATGGAGCTAGAGGTTCAGGGGCTACGGTCCAGGTTTTCCAACATAACA ACCCTGCACATTTGGAAGACGTACTGAGGGAGCAGATTGCAGGGGGCCAGCCTCGTACACACAGACCATGGAAGAAGATAATTGTGATTATTGAGGGAATTTATAGCATGGAAGGGGAGCTGTGCAACCTCCCTGAGATTATGGCTGTCTGCAAGAAATATAAG GCTTACACATATTTAGATGAGGCACACAGTATTGGAGCTGTTGGGAAAACAGGGAGAGGTGTATGTGAACTACTGGGAGTGGATCCTGCTGATGTTGATATTATGATGGGAACATTTACAAAATCATTTGGATCGTGCGGAGGTTACATTGCAGCATCAAAA GAGATAATTGACCATCTCAAGCATGCATGCCCAGCCCATATATATGCAACATCCATGTCACCTCCAGCAGTCCAGCAGGTCATCTCCGCGATAAAAGTTGTCCTTGGGGAAGATGGATCTAACAGAG GGGCCAAGAAACTTGCTCAGATTCGGGAGAACAGCAATTTTTTCCGTTCAGAGCTTCAGAAAATGGGGTTTGAGGTGCTAGGAGACAATGACTCACCTGTCATGCCCATCATGCTTTACAACCCTGCTAAAATTCCTGCATTCTCAAGGGAGTGCCTGAAGCAAAAT GTTGCTGTTGTTACTGTTGCATTTCCTGCTACGCCGCTACTACTTGCCAGAGCTAGGATATGTATCTCAGCTTCCCAAACCAGGGAAGATCTTATTAAAGGCTTGCAG GTTATCAgcaaagttggtgatcttgtgGGAATCAAGTACTTTCCAGTTGAGCAAGAGAAGCCTGCATCCGTTGACAAACTTAAGAAGCTCCAGTGA
- the LOC124659477 gene encoding protein LAX PANICLE 2-like, which produces MVPTTRSLPPHHDSSGKNSKPLSYYDPGYYIAAQLEAAQGADIKQQPSRFPRRLAMADEDNAEAAGTSSRGGGSGDDEDAGGDKDWLQLGLGAMASSSSSSSAGGDNDAAKSLAPPAALDLFSSSKQSASRMSRPSLFPLPIRSYPSQSQYGHDRYRPTTAASGYMTPVPPFLPFARPLRSCSSDLLMRVVSPPPPRTEAAGLWLTLQAAPNQVREPILPQIPKSYLRIRDSNMKVEVVLKYLADKLGLTQSQQLELTCRGHLLPPFLLMKHVRDSIWCGSPAAMEDEAALSGIPPRRSPGDAVTTTDHVMTLFYSTARNH; this is translated from the exons ATGGTGCCAACCACTAGGAGCCTGCCGCCGCACCATGACTCCAGCGGCAAGAACAGCAAGCCGCTGTCGTACTACGACCCAGGATACTACATCGCCGCCCAGCTGGAGGCTGCGCAAGGCGCCGACATCAAGCAGCAGCCGTCAAGGTTCCCTCGGCGGCTAGCCATGGCCGATGAGGACAACGCC gaggcggccggcaCGAGCTCGcggggcggcggcagcggggacGACGAGGACGCGGGCGGCGACAAGGACTGGCTCCAGCTGGGCCTCGGTGCCATGGcatcttcctcgtcctcctcctccgccggcggcGACAACGACGCCGCCAAGTCTCTGGCGCCACCGGCTGCGCTGGACCTattcagcagcagcaagcaaagcGCGAGCAGGATGAGCCGGCCGTCGTTGTTCCCGCTGCCCATTAGGAGCTACCCCTCCCAGTCCCAGTACGGCCACGACCGGTACCGGCCAACGACGGCGGCGAGCGGGTACATGACCCCGGTGCCGCCGTTCTTGCCGTTTGCGCGGCCTCTGAGGAGCTGCTCCTCCGATCTCTTGATGCGAGTGGTCAGCCCGCCGCCGCCCAGAACGGAGGCCGCCGGCCTGTGGCTAACACTTCAGGCAGCTCCCAACCA AGTTAGAGAGCCCATTTTGCCTCAGATACCAAAGAGCTActtaagaatcag ggatagcaACATGAAGGTGGAAGTGGTGCTAAAGTACTTGGCTGATAAGCTAGGACTCACACAATCTCAACAG TTGGAGCTGACATGTAGAGGGCATCTCCTTCCCCCGTTCCTGCTGATGAAACACGTGAGAGACAGCATCTGGTGCGGCTCACCGGCGGCAATGGAGGACGAGGCCGCTCTCTCCGGGATCCCACCTCGGCGCTCACCCGGAGATGCAGTCACCACTACTGACCATGTCATGACACTCTTTTACAGCACAGCTAGGAATCATTAG